CCCTTGTTATGACAGGTAACCAATAGTATTTGGAGTTGTTCACCTTTCATAACGAGGGTCCTAAGTGTTATAAACCATTAATAACCATTGTTATTAATACATGAATAATGTTATTAATAACAATGGTTATAACTGTTTAGAACACTTAGGACCCTTCTTATGACAGGTGAACAAGTCCATCATGTCTATTATTGGTAATCCTGTAGTTATAGCGttagttataacactgttatGACTGTTGAACAACTCCATGTCTATTATTGGTAATCCTGTAGTTATAGCGttagttataacactgttatGACTGTTGAACAACTCCATGTCTATTATTGGTAATCCTGTAGTTATAGCACTGTTATGACTTTGTTCTTAACGACAGGTGAACAAGTCCATCCAGGTGAACTCGCTGGACGTGCCAGACATTGATCTGATGGCCACCAATGGAGTGATTCACGTAGTAAAGAACATCCTTTACCCTGGgggtgagtttgtgtgtgtgtgcgtgtgtgtgcgtgtgtgtgcgtgtgtgcgtgtgtgtgtgtgtgtgtgtgtgtgtgtgtgtgtgtgtgtgtgtgtgtgtgtgtgtgtgtgtgtgtgtgtgtgtgtgtgtgtgtgtgtgtgtgtgtgtgtgtgtgtgtgtgtgtgtgtaaccgtGTATCTGTGATCTCCAGACCTGCCTGTGGGTCGCGAGTCCCTACTGGTGCTGCTGAAGAAACTCATCAAGTACATCCAGATCAaggtagctgtgtgtgtgtgtagtgtgtgtatgtgtgtgttttattgtcTGGCCATATCTTCAGTCATATATATTTAACTTCTGTCTCACCTTTTACCCCCAACCTctcatgtgttgttgtgttttagtATGTCTCTGGATTCTCCTACACCAAAATCCCCCTCACCTTCATCAGTAAGTTCATCATTACCGTCTTCATCATCATCGTCGTCGATTGTTCTGAACACGGACGTAATACCAGCTTTTGTTCGTTTTGTTTTGCAGAGAGGACAATCACCACGACAACTCACGTCCAAACGGAATCACACGTGGATTCAGGTAAACAGATGTTTATGTTTCATATAATAGAATCTCTTCGGCCCTGCGGCAGCCCTGTATGTTACTGTAGCGACCTGGCAACTTTGTCAAGGGGTTCGGATCTCATAATGGCTCAAGTGTCGGGCAAGTGGTTACTCTGATAGACAGCGGCTGATCCAGTAGTTTATCTTCCATGTAGAATATTGACCTCTGTCCGTCCCATGTGGAATATTGACCTCTGTCCCTCCCATGTGGAATATTGACCTCTGTCCCTCCCATGTGGAATATTGACCTCTGTCCCTCCCATGTGGAATATTGACCTCTGTCCCTCCCATGTGGAATATTGACCTCTGTCCCTCCCATGTGGAATATTGACCTCTGTCCCTCCCATGTGGAATATTGACCTCTGTCCCTCCCATGTGGAATATTGACCTCTGTCCCTCCCATGTGGAATATTGACCTCTAAGTGGTCTCTTGTTGATGATATTGGTCTCTGTTGATGTGGAATATTGGTCTCTTGTCCCTCCCATGAGGAATATTGACCTGTCACTGTCCCATGTGGAATATTGACCTCTGGCCAGTATCTGACCTTTTCCCATGTGGAATATTGACCCTGTCCACCGTGGAGCCTGGTCCCTCCCATGTGGAATATTGACCTCTGTCCCTCCCATGTGGATAACTAGTTTGGAATATTGACTATTTAGGATGTAAGATTGACCTCTGCCCTCCCATGTGGAATATTGACCTCTGCTGCATACATGTTTGGAATAATGACCTCTGTATACAAATAATGGTATATTGACCTCTGTCCCATGTGGATTCTTGAAGAATGTAACTTAGAAATGCTTCTGTCCTTCCCATGTGGAATATTGACTTAGTTCAACTCTCAGTCCCTCCCATGTATAATCTTGACCTCTGTCCCTCCCATGTGGTTCCAAGTACTTATTTCAAATGTGACCTCTGTCCCTCCCAGCTGTGGAATATTGACCTCTGTCCCTTTCTATCTTCCATGTTAATATTGACCTCCTATTGATAATGTAGCCTCTAAGTGGTCTCTTGTTGATGAGGTGATTGGTCTCTTGTTGATGAGGTAATTGGTCTCTTGTTGATGAGGTAATTGAGCTGTCACTGTATCTCTGTGGGTTgtccatcctgtatctgtccttTTGGGTCTGTCCCAATCCACCGTGAGCCTGGCTGTGTTCTGATATCTCTGTGGGGATAATCTCTTTGGTGTGGCTTTTGATATCTCTGAGGGTTGTCCTCccgttaaaggggcaatctgcaattGCTGCATACATTTTTGGAATAATGGTATACAAATAATGGTATACAGTATtgcccattgattcttgaagaatgtaacttagaaatgcttcatgagcttagttcaactgtcgtaccccatcagaacccaaagtATAATCTTGATTGACTCCAGATGGTTCCAAGTACTTATTTCAAATGTAACCCAGAGAACTCTAGCTGTGGTTTTCTATCTGGTTGAGAGCTGTTCAGACAGCTGAGGTTTGTAGAGGTCTATGTATCTGAAAGGTGTGTTCTGATTCCAGATATCTCTGTAGGTTGTCCATCTCTTTATTGTGTTCTGATATCTCTGTAGGTTGTCCATCTCTGTATTGTGTTCTGATATCTCTGTGGGTTGTCCATCTCTGTATTGTGTTCTGATATCTCTGTAGGTTGTCCATCTCTGTATTGTGTTCTGATATCTCTGTGGGTTGTCCATCTCTGTATTGTGTCCTGATATCTCTGTAGGTTGTCCATCTCTTTATTGTGTTCTGATATCTCTGTGGGTTGTCCATCTCTTTATTGTGTTCTGATATCTCTGTAGGTTGTCCATCTCTGTATTGTGTTCTGATATCTCTGTAGGTTGTCCATCTCTGTATTGTGTTCTGATATCTCTGTAGGTTGTCCATCTCTTTATTGTGTTCTGATATCTCTGTGGGTTGTCCATCTCTGTATTGTGTTCTGATATCTCTGTAGGTTGTCCATCTCTGTATTGTGTTCTGATTCCAGCTATCTCTGTGGGTTGTCCATCTCTGTATTGTGTTCTGATTCCAGCTATCTCTGTGGGTTGTCCATCTCTTTATTGTGTTCTGATATCTCTGTGGGTTGTCCATCTCTGTATTGTGTTCTGATATCTCTGTAGGTTGTCCATCTCTTTATTGTGTCCTGATATCTCTGTGGGTTGTCCATCTCTGTATTGTGTTCTGATATCTCTGTGGGTTGTCCTTATCTGTATTGTGTTCTGATATCTCTGTGGGTTGTCCATCTCTGTATTGTGTTCTGATATCTCTGTGGGTTGTCCATCTCTTTATTGTGTTCTGATATCTCTGTGGGTTGTCCATCTCTTTATTGTGTTCTGATATCTCTGTGGGTTGTCCATCTCTGTATTGTGTTCTGATATCTCTGTAGGTTGTCCATCTCTTTATTGTGTTCTGATATCTCTGTGGGTTGTCCATCTCTGTATTGTGTTCTGATATCTCTGTAGGTTGTCCATCTCTTTATTGTGTCCTGATATCTCTGTGGGTTGTCCATCTCTTTATTGTGTTCTGATATCTCTGTGGGTTGTCCATCTCTTTATTGTGTTCTGATATCTCTGTAGGTTGTCCATCTCTTTATTGTGTTCTGATATCTCTGTGGGTTGTCCATCTCTGTATTGTGTTCTGATATCTCTGTGGGTTGTCCATCTCTTTATTGTGTTCTGATTCCAGATATCTCTGTGGGTTGATCTGATCTCAGATCTGTCAGCCTTCAGCTGTTCAAGGCTCTAATAGAAACTGACTTATGCTGCAGCACTGAATATCGTCAGGGATATAAAATAGTGTCTCTTCACTCCAGAAATGCGGTAGTCCATAGCTGATTGAAGGCTAGTTTTAGTAACAATGAGGGGTTCACAGGGTTTTGGAAGGGATAAGATAGAAGGCTTCTAATGGGTGCACATTGGTAGCAGTGGGTTCTCACTCATACCGTTCTTTATCAACCTTTTGTATTGATAAATGGTTGGTTGTTAATCAGTACATTTCTCCCATTTCCAATGTATCTTTGCTGGGGTTATAGACCCTTCAGATGCTGAGGATTTAATccatctttcttcctctcctccagtgcCTGAAATCACCAAGGTGACCAGAGTGATCGAAGGAGAGCCGACCCTCACCAAGGTTACGAGACGCATCGAGGGAGTACCGTCCGTCACCAAGGTTACGAGACGCATCGAGGGAGGACCATCCGTCACCAAGGTTACCAGGGTCATCGAGGGCAAACCCGCTATCACCAAGGTTACCAGAGTTGTCGAGGGCGAACCCGCTATCACCAAGGTTACCAGGGTCATCGAGGGCGAACCCGCTATCACCAAGGTTACCAGGGTCATCGAGGGCGAACCCACAATCACCAAGGTTACAAGAGTTGTCGAGGGCAAACCCGCTATCACCAAGGTTACAAGAGTTGTCGAGGGTGAGCCTGCCTTCAACAAGGTTACCAGGGTCATCGAGGGAGAACCAAGCATTACCAAGGTTACCAGGGTCATCGAAGGAGTGCCTTCCATCACAAAGGTCACCAGAGTTATTGAGAGTAAGTTCCCATGTTTCCAAAATGTTGGATCTGGAACATTGGCTCACAGCAAGGTTAAGGCTTGGGTTGGTCAATGGGTCATTGGCTCACAGCAAGGCCGTGGCTAAGGCTTGGGTTGGTCAATGTGTGGGTTAAGCATTGGCTCACAGCAAGGTTACCTTGGGTTGGTCAATGTGTGGGTTAGGTTAGCATTGGCTCATCAAGGCAAGGCTCACAATGTGTGGGTTAGGTTAGTTGGCTCACAGAGGCCGTAAAGGCTTCCCAATGTGTGGGTTATGTTTCACAAAATTGTTGGATCTGGAACATTGGCTCACAGCAAGGCCGTGGCTAAGGCTTGGGTTGGTCAATTTGTGGGTTAGGATAGCATTTGAAAGATTTCCTTGAGAAGCAAACGAAGGTTTGGGACTCACAGCTCTCTGACGTCACGTTGAGGATAGTTTAATGTAAATATTACATTGACCTGCTGCCGGGTTGAGTTAGATTACAGTGGGAGACATAAATaactcctctctatcctctcacacAGCTCACCGTGGTTCCTCCGATGGAAGGCTGAAGACTGAAGGAGACATCAACGAGATGCTTGAGGAAGGTCAGTAAAGATTTGCTACTTTAATCCTTCAGATGTAGTACTTCAAGAAATAATCCATAGTGTTATATCTATTCATATCAAACGTATACAGATGCTGTttcttaatttgatcatcctgCTGTGCGAAGGTGGTGTATTGGAGATTTAAAAACGCTTCTTacgtttgtaatttccactttaatatttcagacttgatttaccGTTAAAAAGAAATGTCCTGGAATTATTATCCACATAACGATTTACATTTCCTGTTCCTGCAcctttattttcctgctgtagcaaactggctcaaattaagatgcGGCATCTGTATCAATATATGGACGTCTTTAAACAATATAAGGTATAGACGTCAATATATGTtaagacgaagaggaggaaaagcCCCTTACACTACAGACGTCAATGTATGTTGACATTTTATAGACCTCAACGTTATGTTAACATTCCCCAGACGTCAATTTATGTTAACAATATAATGATATATTCTCATCATGTCCCTCATTTCCtcagggatatatatatatatatatagttgaataATATTTAATGCAAAGCTTTTGCATGTTTGCCATTGGAGAAAAGGCATCTACTCCTAATATTGTCCATATAGCTTTGTAACATGTTGACCAGTTGTTGATGGAGATTTACATACATGCACGTCGCCTAGTCATGTTGTATGTGACACGTTTGTGCTACGTTACGTTGAAAGCCTGAGATCTGTTGGTGAAGCCTCTCCTGTTCCCAAATGCTAATGTTGGACAACTTTCAATCCAGCAACAATGTGTTTCGTGTTTTCTTGTAACTACGTTAagaattaataataatatataataatatatgccatttagcagacgcttttatccaaagcgacttacagtcatgtgtgcatacattctacgtattggCAGGTGCAGTGTATTGAGATACTGTCTGTCAAATATCTCTGAAACAGACCTCCGCAGGGGAGCAGACATCAACTAGTGCGTTTTAGAGACCGAAACGGACTTTTGATCAAGAGCTTGataattagttgacaagttgaatcaggtgtattAGTTCTGGAATATTTGAAATGCATCTGCATTCTGTTGTAGTCCATGTTCTGTTGTAGTCCATATTCTGTTGTAGTCCCATGTTCTGTTGTAGTCCATATTCTGTTGTAGTCCATGTTCTGTTGTAGTCCCATGTTCTGTTGTAGTCCATATTCTGTTGTAGTCCATGTTCTGTTGTAGTCCATGTTCTGTTGTAGTCCATGTTCTGTTGTAGTCCATATTCTGTTGTAGTCCATATTCTGTTGTAGTCCATATTCTGTTGTAGTCCATGTTCTGTTGTAGTCCATATTCTGTTGTAGTCCATGTTCTGTTGTAGTCCATGTTCTGTTGTAGTCCATATTCTGTTGTAGTCCATGTTCTGTTGTAGTCCATGTTCTGTTGTAGTCCATGTTCTGTTGTAGTCCATGTTCTGTTGTAGTCCATATTCTGTTGTAGTCCATGTTCTGTTGTAGTCCATGTTCTGTTGTAGTCCATATTCTGTTGTAGTCCATGTTCTGTTGTAGTCCATGTTCTGTTGTAGTCCATGTTCTGTTGTAGTCCATGTTCTGTTGTAGTCCATATTCTGTTGTCGTCCCATGTTCTGTTGTCGTCCCATGTTCTGTTGTAGTCCATGTTCTGTTGTAGTCCATGTTCTGTTGTAGTCCCATGTTCTGTTGTAGTCCATGTTCTGTTGTAGTCCATGTTCTGTTGTAGTCCATGTTCTGTTGTAGTCCATGTTCTGTTGTAGTCCATATTCTGTTGTAGTCCATGTTCTGTTGTAGTCCATGTTCTGTTGTAGTCCATGTTCTGTTGTAGTCCATGTTCTGTTGTAGTCCATATTCTGTTGTCGTCCCATGTTCTGTTGTAGTCCATGTTCTGTTGTAGTCCATGTTCTGTTGTAGTCCATGTTCTGTTGTAGTCCCATGTTCTGTTGTAGTCCATGTTCTGTTGTAGTCCATGTTCTGTTGTAGTCCATGTTCTGTTGTAGTCCATGTTCTGTTGTAGTCCATGTTCTGTTGTAGTCCATATTCTGTTGTAGTCCATGTTCTGTTGTAGTCCATATTCTGTTGTAGtccatgttttgttgtagtccaTATTCTGTTGTAGTCCATATTCTGTTGTAGTCCATATTCTGTTGTAGTCCATATTCTGTTGTAGTCCCTGTTTTGTTGTAGTCCATATTCTGTTGTAGTCCATATTCTGTTGTAGTCCATATTCTGTTGTAGTCCATATTCTGTTGTAGTCCCTGTTTTGTTGTAGTCCATATTCTGTTGTAGTCCATATTCTGTTGTAGTCCATATTCTGTTGTAGTCCATGTTCTGTTGTAGTCCATATTCTGTTGTAGTCCATATTCTGTTGTAGTCCATGTTCTGTTGTAGTCGAGGGTCGCGGGTACAGGACCAGGGTCGCGGGTACAGGACCAGGGTCGAGGGTCGAGGACCAGGGTCGAGGGTACAGGACCAGGGTCGAGGGTACAGGACCAGGGTCGAGGGTCGAGGGTACAGGGTcgagggtacagggtacaggacCAGGGTCGAGGGTACAGGACCAGGGTCGAGGGTACAGGACCAGGGTCGAGGGTACAGGACCAGGGTCGAGGGTACAGGACCAGGGTCGAGGGTACGGGACCAGAACTAGGGAGCTGTGTACAGCAGTGTGAAACCGTATCTGTGGATCCATGCATCCGCCATTTTGTGTCTAACAGCTCCAGTTTCCTCCCACAGGCCCGGAATTCTCTAAGATCACCACCATCCACGGCAACCCGGAAATGGTCGACCAAGAGTCAGAGAGGATCACCAAACTAATCCAAGGTCAGAACCGAATAAGATTTTCAGACCTGAAGACAAGTTGTCTCTGTTAAGTATCTTTGCCTAATTTAAAcaacacacaagcatgcacgcaATAACAGTGAGGATATCCTCCCTGCATAGCGTTGCTAATGGCTTTTGCTTCAGAAATATGCATATTTTGTAACACAGAAAGGTGTCAGGAAAGCCATTTCACAAAGTGTCTTGCGTTCTTGCATTGGGTACTTGCATAaggtatatattgtgtgttaGGCTGCATGTTCCATTTGAGTGATGttttgttatctctctctctctctacag
The Oncorhynchus keta strain PuntledgeMale-10-30-2019 chromosome 11, Oket_V2, whole genome shotgun sequence genome window above contains:
- the LOC118390626 gene encoding periostin-like, whose amino-acid sequence is VNKSIQVNSLDVPDIDLMATNGVIHVVKNILYPGDLPVGRESLLVLLKKLIKYIQIKYVSGFSYTKIPLTFIKRTITTTTHVQTESHVDSVPEITKVTRVIEGEPTLTKVTRRIEGVPSVTKVTRRIEGGPSVTKVTRVIEGKPAITKVTRVVEGEPAITKVTRVIEGEPAITKVTRVIEGEPTITKVTRVVEGKPAITKVTRVVEGEPAFNKVTRVIEGEPSITKVTRVIEGVPSITKVTRVIETHRGSSDGRLKTEGDINEMLEEGPEFSKITTIHGNPEMVDQESERITKLIQGGGGIGAPAKRAPVGVRRKKVRLVRRHNNQKSHPAKTSPYQSRPAQSISVQP